The genomic DNA TTGAGCTACGCCAGCTCGCCGGGAACGAAGTATATATCCGCCATGATGTCAAAAAGCAAGCGTTTCGTCGGCTTTTCCTATCGCAGGCGTTTGCACGCCGTGCGCTCGAAGACGGGCCGGTTTAAGTTGTTCGGTCCTGTTTTGTCAACCCTGACAGGCAATAAATTTCAAAATTATCATGAGCAACGACGCACCCTGCACGCAACGGTCCGTGGCGCGACCCTGCGACGGGCGGGGCTCGAATCCTTTGACTCGCTGCCCTTCTGCCATTATGAGCTTGTCCCATGAACGATTTCCGCATCACCCCCGGCGAGCCGTGGCTCGCGCCCCTGGCCGGTTACTCGGACCTGCCCTTCCGCCTGCTTGTCAAGCGACACGGGTGCGCCGTGGCCTGTTCCGAGATGGTCAGCGTCAAGGGCATGACCTTTGGCAACGAGGGCACCCAGCGGCTCATCGCCACCTGCCCGGAGGACGACCCCATGGTCCTCCAGCTCTTCGGGGCCGATCCGGACCTCTTCGGGCCGGTCATGGACTGGCTGGTGGACCTCGGCTACCGCAATTTCGACCTCAACGCGGGCTGCCCGGTGCGCAAGGTGCTCAAGTCCGGCAGCGGCGTGAAGCTCATGGAAGACCCGGACACCCTGGTCCGCATCGCCTCCGTAATGGTGGAGCGTGCCACCGCCCATGCTCGCGGTGGACAGGTGGGCGTCAAGTTCCGCCTGGGATTCGACAAGGGCAACGACACCTATCTGGAGCTGGCCAGAAGGCTTGAGGACGCGGGCGTCCACTGGGTCACGCTGCATCCGCGCTATGGCCGCCAGATGTTCGCGGGCCAGGCCGACTGGTCCAAACTCGGCCTGCTCAAGCGCGCGGTCTCCATCCCGGTGGTCGCCTCGGGCGACCTGTTCACCGCCGAGGACGGCGTGCGCTGCGTGGAGGAAACGGGCGTGGACGCGGTCATGTTCGCACGCGGGGCGCTCTACGACCCGGCCATCTTCGACCGCTACCGCACCCTGCTGGCGGGCGGACAGCCCGAGCCGCGCAGCGGCGAGTCTCTGGCCCGGATCGTGCGCGAACACATCCGCCTGACCCGCGAGTTCGAGGGCGATGGCCGTTCGTTTCGAAAGATCCGCTCCATCATCCCGCGCTACGCCAAGGGACTCCGAGGAATCCGCGCCCTGCGGGGCTCGCTGCTCGAATGCCGCGACTGGGAAGCCCTGGAAGAGGCTGCCGCCACCATCGCCGGGCTGGAACCCGCCGATAACGCCACCCCGGAAACGCTTGTTGACGGAATTTGCCAATAGCGGTTACAACCTCCCGTAATCGTCATCATTACTTTCGTACTCATTTTGCAAAGGAAGCGGTGCATCCATGTCCACCGAGACGAGCGAAATCCTGCTTGAAGCAGGGACCAACGAGCTGGAAATCGTCGAGTTCTACCTTGAGGAAATGCCCAAGATCGACGAGGACAACCCGTCCAGGCAGCGCGAAGGCAGCCCCAAGACACGCAAGGGCTACTTCGGCATCAACGTGGCCAAGGTGCTGGAAATCATCCGCATGCCCGAAGTCACCGAAATGCCCGAGGTCTCGCATGAGGCCGTGCTGGGCGCGTTCAACCTGCGCTCGCGGATCATCCCCCTGCTCGACCTCTCCAAATGGCTCAAGAAGCGGCGCGTGGAGAACGAGCCGCCCAAGGTCATTGTCACGGAGTTCAACCAGGTCACCTCGGCCTTCATGGTTTCGGGCGTCACCCGCATCCACCGCATCAGCTGGGAGGATGTCGAAGCGCCCAACAAATACGTCTCGGCCCTGTCGAGCGACTCCATCACCGGCGTGGTCAAGTTTGACGACCGCATCGTGTTCATTCTCGACCTGGAGCGCATCGTCTCGGAACTCAACCCGGAGATGCGGCTCAAGCTCGACGACACCGTGGAGTTCAACGCCGAGGAGCGCTACCGCGCGCTCATCGCCGATGATTCCCCGCTCATCCGCGAGATGATCTCAGACATGCTCGGACAGGCCGGGTTCCGGGTCGAAAAGACCAACAATGGCCGCGAGTGCTGGGACCGGCTCAAGGAGATCAAGCAGAGCGCCCAGGACGAAAGCCGCCCGGTGACCGATTTCGTCCAGGTGGTGGTCTCGGACATCGAGATGCCCATGATGGACGGCCACCACCTGACCCGGCGCATCAAGGACGACCCGGCCCTTCGGGACCTGCCGGTCATCCTCTTCTCGTCGCTGATCACCGACAAGCTGCGCTACCGGGGCGAGTCCGTGGGCGCGGACGACCAGATTTCCAAGCCTGAAATCACCTACCTCGCCCAGCGCGCCGCAGCGCTCATCGAGGCCCGCAAGCACAAGCGATAGGACTCCGGGTTCCGCCCGCAAGCAAAGACGGCCTTCGGAAGATTCCGAAGGCCGTCATGCTTTTGCGGATGCGGTGCGGTCAGCAGATGCGAGGCAACTGCTCGCCTTCGAGCATGCCCAGCAGCCGCTTGCCGCCCAGGTGGGTGATCAGCACCACCTTGCCAGGGTTGGCGTCGGTCATGGTGCCGATGCGGCAGGCGTCGCCGCCCAGCGGGTCGGCGCGCATGATTTCAAGGGCCTTTTCGGCATGCTCTCCTGGCAGGACGCACAGGAACTTGCCCTCGTTGGCAAGATAAAGCGGGTCCAGGCCGAGAATGGAGCAGCCGCCCGCCACCTCGGGCCGCACGGGCAGGGACGCCTCGTCGAGTTCGCAGCAGACGTTCGAACTCCAGGCGATCTCGTTGAGGGTGGTGGCCAGCCCGCCGCGGGTGGGATCGCGCAGCACATGGACCTCGGGGAGCTCGCGCACCAGCCTGACCAGCAGGTGGTTGAGGGACGCGCTGTCGCTCTCGACCCTGGCCTGGAAATCCAACCCCTCGCGGGTGCCGAGGATGGTCAGCCCGTGGTCGCCGATGGTGCCGGAGATGAGCACCGCGTCGCCGGGCCGGGCGCGGTCGCCGCTGGGGGCCGGGTCCACGATGATGTCGCCGATGCCGGTGGTGTTGATGAAAATCTTGTCCACAGCCCCCTTGGGCACCACCTTGGTGTCGCCGGAGACGATGAGCACCCCGGCCTCGCGCACGGCCTCGCCCATGGCGGCCACGATCTTCTCCAGATCGGCCATGGGCAGTCCCTCCTCGATGATGTAGGCGCAGGTCATGTAGCGGGGCACGGCCCCCATCATGGCCACGTCGTTGACCGTGCCGTGCACGGCCAGGGAGCCTATGTTGCCGCCGGGGAAGAAGATCGGGTCCACGGTAAAGGAATCCGTGCTCATGGCGATGCGCCCGGACACGCTCAACTCCGCCGCGTCGTTGAGCCGGTTGAGTTCGTCGTTGCCCAGATGCTTGAGAAAGAGTTCGGAAATGAGCCGCTGCGAGGCGCGACCGCCGCTGCCGTAATCGAGTAAGACCTTGTCGCTCATGGCTAGTCCAATTTGTATTTGTAATAGGCGGCGCAGCTGCCCTCGGTGGAGACCATGCACGGGCCGACGGGATTGGCCGGGGTGCAGGCCTTTTTGAACAACGGACACTCATCGGGCCGCTTGATGCCCTTGAGGATGTCGCCGCACTTGCAGCCGGGCAGGGGCGGGACCTCCTTGATGACGATGCCGAACTCCTTCATGGCGTCGAATTGCTCCCACTCGGGACGGATTTCGAGGCCGCTGCCGGGGATGAGGCCGATGCCGCGCCACAGGGCGTCGGACGGCGCGAAAACCGTGTACATGATCTCGCGCGCCTTGGCGTTGCCTCCGTCGCTGACGATGCGGGTGTAGTTGTTGACCACATGGGCCTCGCCCGCGTTGCGCCACTCGACCATCTGGAGCAGCGACTGGAGGATGTCCAGCGGCTC from Pseudodesulfovibrio aespoeensis Aspo-2 includes the following:
- the hypE gene encoding hydrogenase expression/formation protein HypE, which encodes MSDKVLLDYGSGGRASQRLISELFLKHLGNDELNRLNDAAELSVSGRIAMSTDSFTVDPIFFPGGNIGSLAVHGTVNDVAMMGAVPRYMTCAYIIEEGLPMADLEKIVAAMGEAVREAGVLIVSGDTKVVPKGAVDKIFINTTGIGDIIVDPAPSGDRARPGDAVLISGTIGDHGLTILGTREGLDFQARVESDSASLNHLLVRLVRELPEVHVLRDPTRGGLATTLNEIAWSSNVCCELDEASLPVRPEVAGGCSILGLDPLYLANEGKFLCVLPGEHAEKALEIMRADPLGGDACRIGTMTDANPGKVVLITHLGGKRLLGMLEGEQLPRIC
- a CDS encoding chemotaxis protein encodes the protein MSTETSEILLEAGTNELEIVEFYLEEMPKIDEDNPSRQREGSPKTRKGYFGINVAKVLEIIRMPEVTEMPEVSHEAVLGAFNLRSRIIPLLDLSKWLKKRRVENEPPKVIVTEFNQVTSAFMVSGVTRIHRISWEDVEAPNKYVSALSSDSITGVVKFDDRIVFILDLERIVSELNPEMRLKLDDTVEFNAEERYRALIADDSPLIREMISDMLGQAGFRVEKTNNGRECWDRLKEIKQSAQDESRPVTDFVQVVVSDIEMPMMDGHHLTRRIKDDPALRDLPVILFSSLITDKLRYRGESVGADDQISKPEITYLAQRAAALIEARKHKR
- a CDS encoding tRNA dihydrouridine synthase, which encodes MNDFRITPGEPWLAPLAGYSDLPFRLLVKRHGCAVACSEMVSVKGMTFGNEGTQRLIATCPEDDPMVLQLFGADPDLFGPVMDWLVDLGYRNFDLNAGCPVRKVLKSGSGVKLMEDPDTLVRIASVMVERATAHARGGQVGVKFRLGFDKGNDTYLELARRLEDAGVHWVTLHPRYGRQMFAGQADWSKLGLLKRAVSIPVVASGDLFTAEDGVRCVEETGVDAVMFARGALYDPAIFDRYRTLLAGGQPEPRSGESLARIVREHIRLTREFEGDGRSFRKIRSIIPRYAKGLRGIRALRGSLLECRDWEALEEAAATIAGLEPADNATPETLVDGICQ